GGCACAACATCTTTTCTTGGATTCTCCAAGTGTCTGGACTACCACTCATTCCTTGCAGCAGCCCTCAACCTCTGGCGCCTCCACTTCTGAGTTCTTGTCAATGGAGGCGGGAACGTTTTATGATAATTTGTGTGCCGCCTTGGATTAGGAGAGACCAATGGCGGTACCACAAATCTTGGTTCTTTCTTTCGGTTTTCAGACGCAAAGGGAACCTATGGCTGTTTTTCTCTAGATGCCAAAGAAACTTTTGGCTGTTCATCTCTCCTCCACACATAGGATCGCCTCTCTGGAAAATCATATCTTTCCAGTCTTCTTTGGTAATAAGAGGCcctgtttttctttttcagagGAGCACAGTTAGTAGAAACAAAAATGTTTGAGTTTCTAGATCCGGATACCTGCTTTCTCTCCCCTTTATAATCTCGCTTCACCTCTGATCTCCTCTCCCTTTCATCTTGCTCTCCTTTGACCATTTGAGCATTTTGTTATGTAATTGTGAACTTTCTCTTTATGTCCAACAGCAACCGCATGTCAACCTCTGAAAGATCACTAGCATTCACATATGCCAAAGCCGGAAAAGGATCTTCATCTATCACAAATGCCTCTTTCTTTTCTGGGAATTTCAAAACTCCCTTAACAATCCGATCCTGGATAATATTTTTCAATCCCCAGCATGAACTTTTTGAGAGGTTCTAAGAATTATTGAATTTGCAATATTCCCTACCTTTCACTTCCTCCTTTGAAGTCATCTTATGATCAGGAGGCATAGTAATGAACTTCTCTTTCAATAAAAAGTTAAAGATTTCTTCTGTTTTTGATGCCTCAAAAGTGTACAGAGGTTGGGCATTGGAATTTTGTCGTATCTTCCAGCCATCAGGTACCTTTTTTATCAACATAGGGCATGTGCATGAACTGGTTGCCGTGAGGTCGGCTACCGCAGTTTCATATGACCCAACCTCCTGATAGTATGTGTCTATCGCAAACTTCTTCTTGTGGCTCTCCTCCCTCAGGAGTTCTTCATACGCCGACACTTTGGCAGCTAACTCATAGAAGTCTCTGAACTCCATCCCGTGGAACTTTTTCCGGAGCTCAATATCTAAGCCTCTCTGAGCCATGTTGACATACTCAGTCTCTGTGAGGACAATCTTGCACCTGATTCTCATTTTTTTAAAGCAGTGGATATACATGTCAGCATCCTCCCCATTTCGTTGAGAAATCTTGGATA
This window of the Mercurialis annua linkage group LG5, ddMerAnnu1.2, whole genome shotgun sequence genome carries:
- the LOC126681809 gene encoding uncharacterized protein LOC126681809, producing MEAVREAVQELYVLGLKQIDRPQFHKPYPDHIDKENPYPRRYKISNFSLFSGEDGHSTIKQHLAKFTIQCGVLANLDNIANFKLRLFPNSLTSTAFTWYTTLPRNSVLTWPEMERLFHTQFYCAEPEICIAELSKISQRNGEDADMYIHCFKKMRIRCKIVLTETEYVNMAQRGLDIELRKKFHGMEFRDFYELAAKVSAYEELLREESHKKKFAIDTYYQEVGSYETAVADLTATSSCTCPMLIKKVPDGWKIRQNSNAQPLYTFEASKTEEIFNFLLKEKFITMPPDHKMTSKEEDRIVKGVLKFPEKKEAFVIDEDPFPALAYVNASDLSEVDMRLLLDIKRKFTIT